In one window of Chelmon rostratus isolate fCheRos1 chromosome 19, fCheRos1.pri, whole genome shotgun sequence DNA:
- the LOC121623474 gene encoding transmembrane protein 250 — protein sequence MPVIPIPRRVRSFHGPHTTCMHSACGSTHASKLVRTKYNNFDLYLRSRCMYSFLRFLLYFGCSLLTSLLWVALSALFFLQYVSVRVLLRLQYKLSVILLLLGHRRLDFGVLNDLIIYSMQITMFLVGGLGWCFMVFVDM from the coding sequence ATGCCTGTGATCCCCATCCCACGGCGGGTGCGCAGCTTCCATGGCCCCCACACCACCTGCATGCACTCGGCCTGCGGGTCGACGCACGCTTCCAAGCTAGTGCGCACCAAGTACAATAACTTTGACCTGTACCTGCGCTCACGCTGCATGTACAGCTTCCTCCGTTTCCTCCTGTACTTCGGCTGCAGTCTGCTGACCTCTCTGCTCTGGGTGgcgctctctgctctcttcttcCTGCAGTACGTCAGCGTGCGCGTCCTCCTGCGGCTGCAGTACAAGCTGTCtgtcatcctgctgctgttagGGCACAGGCGCCTGGACTTCGGGGTGCTGAACGACCTGATCATCTACAGCATGCAGATCACCATGTTTCTGGTGGGGGGGCTCGGCTGGTGCTTCATGGTGTTCGTGGACATGTAG
- the lhx3 gene encoding LIM/homeobox protein Lhx3 isoform X2, whose translation MLLEHPGSSCQNAGNFSRYSSGQGKKIPVCAGCSQHIVDRFILKVLDRHWHSKCLKCSDCQAQLAEKCFSRGESVYCKEDFFKRFGTKCAACQQGIPPTQVVRRAQDFVYHLHCFACIVCKRQLATGDEYYLMEDSRLVCKADYETAKQREADSTAKRPRTTITAKQLETLKNAYNNSPKPARHVREQLSSETGLDMRVVQVWFQNRRAKEKRLKKDAGRQRWGQYFRNMKRSRGSSKSDKDSIQEEGMDSDAEVSFTDEPPMSELGLTNGIYSNLSESSPAMGGRQGGNNHGSFPVEHGILPSQDQFHDMRSNSPYGLPQSPGSLQALPRHQPLISSLVYPDSGLSIMTQGSGPGINPAVRVSMGAANGPSSDLSTGSSGGYPDFPASPASWLDEVDHGQF comes from the exons AAATCCCAGTGTGCGCAGGCTGCAGTCAACACATCGTGGACCGCTTCATCCTCAAAGTGCTGGATCGCCACTGGCACAGCAAGTGCCTGAAGTGCAGCGACTGCCAGGCGCAGCTGGCGGAGAAGTGCTTCAGCAGGGGCGAGAGCGTCTACTGCAAAGAGGATTTCTTCAA GAGATTCGGGACAAAATGTGCGGCCTGTCAGCAGGGGATCCCTCCCACACAGGTGGTGAGGAGAGCGCAGGACTTCGTCTATCACCTGCACTGCTTTGCCTGCATCGTGTGCAAGAGGCAGCTGGCCACAGGTGACGAGTACTACCTGATGGAGGACAGCAGGCTGGTCTGCAAGGCCGACTACGAGACCGCCAAGCAGAGAG AAGCAGACTCGACTGCAAAAAGGCCACGAACAACCATCACTGCTAAACAGCTGGAAACGCTGAAGAACGCTTACAATAACTCTCCCAAACCTGCCCGTCACGTCCGGGAGCAGCTATCATCAGAGACAGGCCTGGATATGCGCGTTGTGCAG GTTTGGTTTCAGAACAGGCGAGCTAAAGAGAAAAGGCTGAAGAAAGACGCCGGCCGGCAAAGGTGGGGGCAGTACTTTCGCAACATGAAGAGGTCACGAGGAAGCTCCAAATCCGACAAGGACAGCATCCAGGAGGAGGGCATGGACAGTGACGCAGAGGTGTCCTTTACAG ATGAACCACCCATGTCAGAGCTTGGCCTCACTAACGGCATCTACAGCAACCTGAGTGAGTCCTCTCCAGCAATGGGGGGCCGCCAAGGGGGCAACAACCACGGCTCCTTCCCCGTGGAGCACGGCATCCTCCCGTCTCAAGACCAGTTCCACGACATGCGCTCCAACAGCCCCTACGGCCTCCCGCAGTCGCCGGGGTCACTTCAGGCGCTACCCAGACACCAGCCTCTCATCTCCAGCTTGGTCTACCCCGACTCCGGCCTTTCCATCATGACCCAGGGCAGCGGGCCTGGGATCAACCCTGCCGTGAGGGTCTCCATGGGGGCCGCCAACGGCCCCAGCTCGGACCTCTCCACCGGCAGCAGCGGAGGATACCCGGACTTTCCTGCCAGTCCTGCTTCATGGTTAGATGAAGTGGATCACGGCCAGTTTTGA
- the lhx3 gene encoding LIM/homeobox protein Lhx3 isoform X1, which produces MDGRGERNSPKEAPNSTEMLLALLSHSEELRKEIPVCAGCSQHIVDRFILKVLDRHWHSKCLKCSDCQAQLAEKCFSRGESVYCKEDFFKRFGTKCAACQQGIPPTQVVRRAQDFVYHLHCFACIVCKRQLATGDEYYLMEDSRLVCKADYETAKQREADSTAKRPRTTITAKQLETLKNAYNNSPKPARHVREQLSSETGLDMRVVQVWFQNRRAKEKRLKKDAGRQRWGQYFRNMKRSRGSSKSDKDSIQEEGMDSDAEVSFTDEPPMSELGLTNGIYSNLSESSPAMGGRQGGNNHGSFPVEHGILPSQDQFHDMRSNSPYGLPQSPGSLQALPRHQPLISSLVYPDSGLSIMTQGSGPGINPAVRVSMGAANGPSSDLSTGSSGGYPDFPASPASWLDEVDHGQF; this is translated from the exons AAATCCCAGTGTGCGCAGGCTGCAGTCAACACATCGTGGACCGCTTCATCCTCAAAGTGCTGGATCGCCACTGGCACAGCAAGTGCCTGAAGTGCAGCGACTGCCAGGCGCAGCTGGCGGAGAAGTGCTTCAGCAGGGGCGAGAGCGTCTACTGCAAAGAGGATTTCTTCAA GAGATTCGGGACAAAATGTGCGGCCTGTCAGCAGGGGATCCCTCCCACACAGGTGGTGAGGAGAGCGCAGGACTTCGTCTATCACCTGCACTGCTTTGCCTGCATCGTGTGCAAGAGGCAGCTGGCCACAGGTGACGAGTACTACCTGATGGAGGACAGCAGGCTGGTCTGCAAGGCCGACTACGAGACCGCCAAGCAGAGAG AAGCAGACTCGACTGCAAAAAGGCCACGAACAACCATCACTGCTAAACAGCTGGAAACGCTGAAGAACGCTTACAATAACTCTCCCAAACCTGCCCGTCACGTCCGGGAGCAGCTATCATCAGAGACAGGCCTGGATATGCGCGTTGTGCAG GTTTGGTTTCAGAACAGGCGAGCTAAAGAGAAAAGGCTGAAGAAAGACGCCGGCCGGCAAAGGTGGGGGCAGTACTTTCGCAACATGAAGAGGTCACGAGGAAGCTCCAAATCCGACAAGGACAGCATCCAGGAGGAGGGCATGGACAGTGACGCAGAGGTGTCCTTTACAG ATGAACCACCCATGTCAGAGCTTGGCCTCACTAACGGCATCTACAGCAACCTGAGTGAGTCCTCTCCAGCAATGGGGGGCCGCCAAGGGGGCAACAACCACGGCTCCTTCCCCGTGGAGCACGGCATCCTCCCGTCTCAAGACCAGTTCCACGACATGCGCTCCAACAGCCCCTACGGCCTCCCGCAGTCGCCGGGGTCACTTCAGGCGCTACCCAGACACCAGCCTCTCATCTCCAGCTTGGTCTACCCCGACTCCGGCCTTTCCATCATGACCCAGGGCAGCGGGCCTGGGATCAACCCTGCCGTGAGGGTCTCCATGGGGGCCGCCAACGGCCCCAGCTCGGACCTCTCCACCGGCAGCAGCGGAGGATACCCGGACTTTCCTGCCAGTCCTGCTTCATGGTTAGATGAAGTGGATCACGGCCAGTTTTGA
- the lhx3 gene encoding LIM/homeobox protein Lhx3 isoform X3 gives MLLEHPGSSCQNAGNFSRYSSGQEIPVCAGCSQHIVDRFILKVLDRHWHSKCLKCSDCQAQLAEKCFSRGESVYCKEDFFKRFGTKCAACQQGIPPTQVVRRAQDFVYHLHCFACIVCKRQLATGDEYYLMEDSRLVCKADYETAKQREADSTAKRPRTTITAKQLETLKNAYNNSPKPARHVREQLSSETGLDMRVVQVWFQNRRAKEKRLKKDAGRQRWGQYFRNMKRSRGSSKSDKDSIQEEGMDSDAEVSFTDEPPMSELGLTNGIYSNLSESSPAMGGRQGGNNHGSFPVEHGILPSQDQFHDMRSNSPYGLPQSPGSLQALPRHQPLISSLVYPDSGLSIMTQGSGPGINPAVRVSMGAANGPSSDLSTGSSGGYPDFPASPASWLDEVDHGQF, from the exons AAATCCCAGTGTGCGCAGGCTGCAGTCAACACATCGTGGACCGCTTCATCCTCAAAGTGCTGGATCGCCACTGGCACAGCAAGTGCCTGAAGTGCAGCGACTGCCAGGCGCAGCTGGCGGAGAAGTGCTTCAGCAGGGGCGAGAGCGTCTACTGCAAAGAGGATTTCTTCAA GAGATTCGGGACAAAATGTGCGGCCTGTCAGCAGGGGATCCCTCCCACACAGGTGGTGAGGAGAGCGCAGGACTTCGTCTATCACCTGCACTGCTTTGCCTGCATCGTGTGCAAGAGGCAGCTGGCCACAGGTGACGAGTACTACCTGATGGAGGACAGCAGGCTGGTCTGCAAGGCCGACTACGAGACCGCCAAGCAGAGAG AAGCAGACTCGACTGCAAAAAGGCCACGAACAACCATCACTGCTAAACAGCTGGAAACGCTGAAGAACGCTTACAATAACTCTCCCAAACCTGCCCGTCACGTCCGGGAGCAGCTATCATCAGAGACAGGCCTGGATATGCGCGTTGTGCAG GTTTGGTTTCAGAACAGGCGAGCTAAAGAGAAAAGGCTGAAGAAAGACGCCGGCCGGCAAAGGTGGGGGCAGTACTTTCGCAACATGAAGAGGTCACGAGGAAGCTCCAAATCCGACAAGGACAGCATCCAGGAGGAGGGCATGGACAGTGACGCAGAGGTGTCCTTTACAG ATGAACCACCCATGTCAGAGCTTGGCCTCACTAACGGCATCTACAGCAACCTGAGTGAGTCCTCTCCAGCAATGGGGGGCCGCCAAGGGGGCAACAACCACGGCTCCTTCCCCGTGGAGCACGGCATCCTCCCGTCTCAAGACCAGTTCCACGACATGCGCTCCAACAGCCCCTACGGCCTCCCGCAGTCGCCGGGGTCACTTCAGGCGCTACCCAGACACCAGCCTCTCATCTCCAGCTTGGTCTACCCCGACTCCGGCCTTTCCATCATGACCCAGGGCAGCGGGCCTGGGATCAACCCTGCCGTGAGGGTCTCCATGGGGGCCGCCAACGGCCCCAGCTCGGACCTCTCCACCGGCAGCAGCGGAGGATACCCGGACTTTCCTGCCAGTCCTGCTTCATGGTTAGATGAAGTGGATCACGGCCAGTTTTGA